The Streptomyces sp. NBC_00659 genomic interval CATGACGGTCTTCCACGGCACCCCGAGGGCGCTCGCAGGAAAAGCCAGAGCATTTCCTGCGGGCAATCGGAAGGTACACGATCGAGATGGGCGACGTGAGATCCGGAAATGGAACATCTTGCCCCCTTTGAACAGGTCCTCGCCGTCGAGTTCCCGGTCGGCCACGCAGGCCGAAGTGTTACGTGGCGCAAACAGGGTGACGCTGTTCCGGTTTTCGCCATCGGTATCGATGGGGACGGGGGCCGATGGCTTCCGAATCGACAACCAGGCGCCCGCCTTGCCGTCGACCGACGGCAAGGCGGTCCACCGTTCTTCGACGACGCGAACGTTCACAGTCATACGCGGCAGCGAATGCCCTGTGCGGCCAGTTGGGCGGTGCGGTCGTCCGCCGGCGGTCCGGGCCGCCGGGAACAGTTCACGGAGCCGCAATGGAGGGCGCCACCGGAACAGCCCATACCGCCCCACCGCCGTTACCTGCGTCCCCGCCGAACGCGCCCTGCGACCCCCCGCACGACACAGCAGGGCGGGGCAGCCGCCAGGGAACCGCCCTCCCCTATTTCCTATTGTTTTACTAGGAAAACATTGCAGCCCGCCCGACGAGTGCGCAGGATGGTGCGCATGCCCGCTGCGCAGCAACGACTCGCCGGCCGTCGGCATGTCGACTTCGGTCACATCGTCAGCGCCGCCTGCTGACGCCCGTAGAGTGCGCAGCGGTCTGCTGTCACGCGCAGGGCAGGCAGCTCACACGTCGCACGTGCCGCTCCACTCTCTCTTCCGCCACCAGGCGATCAGCTGAACCCACGTCACTGCGCCCGGACGCCCGACACACTTCTGAAGGACGACCGTCATGACCACGGCACCTCCGGCCCAGGCCACCCCACAGGCTTCACCACTCTCCGACGCACGCCGCCTCCGCCTTGTGGGCGACACCGTTCAGGGCCGCCCCGAGGCGCACGGTTCCGCAGCCCTCGTGGGTTACCTCATCCTCGTCCCCGAGGGCACCGACCCCGCTCAGCTCTTCGCCGAGGGCGTGACACGACCGGAGATCCGGCGGGTCTCCTACACGGACCCACCTCCCGCGCAGGAGACGGGAGTCAGCGTCGTCCACATCGATCCGACACGGCACGCCGCGGAACTCGACGGGCGCGAACTCGATCTCACCCAAATGGAGTTCGGGCTGCTGGCCCATCTCGTCCGGCACCCTCACCGAGTGCATTCGCGAGAGCGGTTGATAGCCGGCATCTGGGGCTACGACCACATCGGCGACGGCCGCACCGTGGACGTCCACATCGCCCGGCTGCGCCGCAAGCTGGGCAGGGCCCACCGGCACCGGATCGTCACCGTACGAGGCGTGGGCTACAAGTACGTGCCCGACCCGCAGTAACCCTGCGCGGTGCGGCACGAGGGACATCGGCCGGGGCAGAGGGGAACGGACCGGAACAGTGCGGGATACTACGCACATGCGGATCTCAGCCAGGGCGGACTATGCGGTACGTGCCGCACTGCAGCTCGCCGCGTCACGGGATGACGCGCCTCTGAAAGCCGAGGCCATCGCCGACGCACAGGACATCCCGCACAAGTTTCTCGAAAGCATCTTGAACGACATGCGCCGGGGCGGTCTCGTCCTCAGCCGGCGCGGCGGCAACGGCGGTTACCGACTGGCCAGGCCCGCCGAGGCCATCAGCATCGCCGACGTGATACGCGCGGTGGACGGACCACTGGTCTCGGTACGGGGGGTGCGTCCCCCGGAGCTCTCGTACACCGGCCCCGCAGAATCGCTGCTCCCCTTGTGGATCGCGCTGCGCTCCAACGTACGCGAGATCCTTGAGGGTGTGTCACTCGCCGACGTCGCATCCGCCCGACTCCCCGCCGACGTATCCGCGTTGACCGACGCTCCGGGAGCCTGGACGAACCCTTGAGGCGCCGGGTCGTCCCACATCGCGTCCCATAAAGCGAGACGGCAGCGTCCATCATCCGAACACCCCCTTGGGATGGGGGCCGCCTTCTGCCACGATCCCTACCAGCCAGGTAGGAATACCGGGGATCGTGGGGGGTGGCCATGGGAATGCTCGACTGCACAGGGCGGACACTGCCGCTTCTGACCTCGCGTCGCCACATCGACCTCGGCCGTACGTCCAGTGCCATCTGTCGGCCTGTCTGACGCCGCGGAACCTGCACCTTTCCGAGCCGCGACCGCTTCCCCGCCCGCCACGTCCTTGTCCGGCGGATCGGACGCCCGTCCCCCGGCCGCGACCTCAGCGTTCCCTTTCCCTGCCTTCGACGGCACGCGTGTCGCCGAAGGCACGGAAATGGCGTGCCGGTGCGCGCCGACGCGTTGTCGCCGCGCGGTTTCACATCTTCCTCGACCCATCTTCCGAGAGGACACCTCAGTGTCTGCCGCAAGACCGCTCTCCGCCCTGCGCACCATCGCCGTCATAACCGCGGTCCCCCTCCTGCTCACCGCCTGCGGTTACGGTTCCGACTCCACCGACGACGACAAGCGGCCCGCGGTCGCGGCGGGCGCCAAGAAGCTCTCCGCCGACGAGGTGAAGATCGGCTACTTCCCCAACCTCACGCACGCCACGGCTCTGGTGGGCGTCCAGGAAGGCCTGTTCCAGAAGGAACTCGGCGGCACCACGATCAAGGCCTCGACCTTCAACGCCGGCCCCTCCGAGATCGAGGCGCTGAACGCCGGCTCCATCGACATCGGCTGGATCGGCCCCTCCCCGTCCATCAACGGCTACACCAAGTCCAAGGGCAAGAGCCTGCGGATCATCAGCGGTTCGGCCTCCGGCGGCGTGAAGCTCGTCGTCAACCCGAAGAAGATCAAGTCCCTGAAGGACGTCAAGGGCAAGAAGATCGCGACGCCGCAGTTCGGCAACACGCAGGACGTCGCGTTCCTCAACTGGGCGGCTGAGCAGGGCTGGAAGGTCGACGCCCAGAGCGGCAAGGGTGATGTGTCGGTCGTCCGCACCGACAACAAGATCACCCCGGACGCCTACAAGTCCGGCTCCATCGACGGCGCCTGGGTGCCGGAGCCGACGGCCTCCAAGCTGGTCGCCGAGGGCGGCAAGGTACTGCTCGACGAGTCGGACCTGTGGCCCGACAAGAAATTCGTGATCACGAACATCATCGTGTCGCAGAAGTTCCTCAAGGAGCACCCCGACGTCGTCGAGGCCGTGCTGCGCGGCTCCGTGAAGACCAACGCGTGGATCAACACCAACCCGGACAAGGCCAAGGCGGCCGCCAACGCGGCGCTGGAGAAGCTGTCGGGCAAGGCGCTGCCCGCCGAAGTCATCGACCCCGCGTGGAAGTCCATCGCCTTCCTCGACGACCCGCTGGCCTCCACTCTCAGCACCGAGGCGGAGCACGCGGTCAAGGCCGGCCTGCTGGACAAGCCCGATCTGAAGGGCATCTACGACCTCGCACCGCTCGACAAGGTCCTCGAGGCCGAGGGCAAGGGCAAGGTCGACGACGCCGGTCTCGGCGCCGAGTAACGACAACGGACCCGATGACCTCCCAGGAGGTGACGACCATGGCCACCACGACGGCCACGGCTGCCGAGGACGCGACGACGGTGACCCATGCCGCCCGTATCGAGCACGTCTCCACGTCCTTCTCCGCACCGGGCACACCCGGCGGACAGCAGCTCGTGCCGGACGACATCACGTCCGATGTCGCACGGGGCGAGTTCGTCACCTCCTGGGGACCTCGGGCCGACAGCAAGTCCAACCCGTACACATGACTGACAAGAAGCTGTCACACATGAACCGGAATGCGGGATCGGACGCGGGCGGTTCTGACTGGCATGACCGTAGGAGTAGCACTCAACGCATCCGACGTGGAGAACCAGGTCGACGCCTCCGTGAGTCTGGCTCACGAAGCCGCGGCGGCCGGCCTGCGCTCGGCCTGGTTCGGACAGACCTTCGGCGCGGACTCACCGCAGCTCGCGGCGATCGTCGGGCGGGAAGAGCCCCGACTCCACGTGGGCACCTCCGCCATCCCCGTCTTCGGCCGGCATCCCCTGCTCGTCTCCAGCCAGGCCCAGACCGCCCAGGCGGCCACGCACGGCCGCTACCACCTCGGGCTCGCCCTGGGCACCAAGCTCCTGACCGAGAGCGGCTTCGGCCTTCCCTTCGAGCGGCCCATCGCCCGCCTGCGTGAATTCCTCACCGCCCTGGGGCAGTTGACCCGGACGGGCACGGCCGACTTCCACGGTGAGCTGCTGACCGCCGCCCCGCCGATCTCCGCGCGCGTACCCGGCGCCGAGAGCGGAGTGCCCCTGCTCGTCGCCGCGATGGGCCCGCAGGCCCTGCGGGCCAGCGGTGAACTGGCGGACGGGATCCTGCCCTATCTGGCGGGCCCGCGCGCTCTGGAAGAGCACATCGTGCCCGCTCTCACCGCCGCGGCAGCCGCCGCCGGCCGTCCCTCGCCCCGGATCGTCGCCCTGGTGCCCGGCGTGGTCACGGACGACGTCGAGGCCGTGCGCGCGAAGGCCACCGAGCAACTGGCCTTCTACGAGCAGATCCCGTCCTACGCGCGGGTCGTCGAGCTCTCCGGCGGTCGGCGGGCGTCCGACGTGGCCGTGATCGGCGACGAGAGGACGGTCGCGGCCGAGGTACGACGCTACCGGGACGCCGGAGCCACGGAGGTGGTCTTCACCTCCACGGACATCGCCGGGGAAGCGGACCGGCGGCGCACCTGGGCGCTGCTCGGCGAACTGGCCGGATGAGCGACCACCGGACACATGGACACACACCCCAGAAGATCCACACACCGCCGCGAGGCCGGACCTCGCGGGACGAACCTCGCGGAACGAAGGAGCACTCATGACCACTGAGCTCACGACGACGGACCTCCAGGCCTTCACCGAGGACTGGCTGGGCTGGTACCGCGCCCAGGAGGAACGGCTCGCCGATCCGCACGGATTCCTCGCGATCACCGGCCTGCACTGGCTCGACGACCGCCCGCAGCGCTTCCCGGACGCCCCCGGCTCGTGGTGGACCGACGCCGACGGGGTCACCGTGGCCCTCGACGACGGCGAGGAACTGGTCGTGGAGGGAACGCCGGTGCACGGCGAGCACCGCTTCGGAGTACTGCCCGAACGCGGCGGCGTCAACGCGGTCTGGGGAGACGCCGTGATCGAGGTGGCCAGGCGCGGCGGGAACGACATCGTGCGTCCCCGGCACCCTGACGCGCCGCTGCGCACCGCCTTCACCGGAACGCCCGCCTACGCACCGGACCCGCGCTGGGCCGTGACCGGCCGCTACGTCGCCTTCGACGAGCCCCGGCCCACCACCGTGGGCGCCGCGGTCGAGGGCCTGGAGCACGTGTACGTCGCTCCGGGCCGCGTCGAGTTCGAGCTGGACGGCCGGTCCCTGTCCCTGACCGCGTTCCCCGGACACACCCCGGACGGGCTGACGGTGCTCTTCACCGACGCGACCTCAGGAGTCACGACCTACGCCGCGAACCGCTCCCTCAGCGTGAACGCGCCGGCCGCCGACGGAACCGTCGTCCTGGACTTCAACCGCGCGGCGAACCTGCCGTGCGCGTACACGGACCTGGCGACCTGCCCCCTGCCGCCGGCGGAGAACCGGCTGCCCGTGGCCGTCGAGGCCGGCCAGAAGATCCCCCGCGAGCGCGGAGGGTCCTGAGCACGCCGGGCCGGGAAATCGGCCCCCAGGACGGGAAGGACGTCAAGGCCGTTCGGTCACGAACCGGTCGAGCACGGCGGTGAGTTCCGCCGGCTTCTCCACGGGCAGTTCGTGGCCGGCGTCCACGATCCGCACCACGGCGTCCGGGTAGGCCTTCGCCATCCGGAGCATCTGCGAGACGGGCAGTTGGATGTCGTGGTAGCCGTGGACCAGGAGGGTGGGGGTGTGGATCTCACCGATCCGGTCGAGGACGTCGAAGGACCGCATGGCGCCGTAACACGTCATGACCACCTCCTGAGGCGTGCCCGCCGAGGCCCGGACGTACTCGCGGATCTTCTCGCGCGGGTAGCCGGGGGCGAAGGCCCGTTGGATGTTGGCGGCCACGAACAGCTTGAACGGCACCAGGGTCGAGACCGCCATCAGCAGGCCCCTCCCCCGGCTGTACGTCATCCTGCTGATCGAGTTCACCAGCACCAGCCGCTCGACCCGCTCGGGATGGTCCAGCGTCAGGGTCTGCGCGATCATCCCGCCCATCGAGTGGCCAACGAGTACGAACCGGTCGAGTTCCAGGTGGTCGAGTACGGCGAGTACGTCACCGGCCAGTTCCGCCACGGTCCGGCGCCCCGACCCCCCGCTCTCCCCGTGTCCGCGCAGGTCCAGTCGTACGACCCGGCGCTTCTGGGAGAAGTGGTCCAGCTGGTGGTCCCAACGGTGCCGGTCGGCCGTCCAGCCGTGGATGAACACCAGCGGCACGCCGTCGCCGTCGCGGGGGCCCTCGTCGTCGTACGTCAGCGCGGCGCCGTCGACTTCGAGCTGCGGCATGGGGCCTCCTGGAGTGCGGTCCGGTGGTTACTGGTCGGTACGGTATCCGGCGGAGGGGGCGCCGTCACCGGCGTTCGCCGAGGAATTCGAGGATGTGTCCGAAGACATCGAGTGCGGCGCCCCGGCCCAGGAACGTGTCGAGGTGTCCGTAGCCGGGGATCTCGGTGTACGACACGTCCAGCTCGGGCCGACGGTGGGCCAGCACCTCATGACAAAGCTTCTGCGAGTCCAGCCACAGTCCGTTCTCGCTTCCCGCGAGCAGCAACACCGGGGTGTCGATGCGGGCGGCCGCGTCGAGCGCGTTGGGCGGCAGGGCCCGGTAGCGGTGGTCGGTGTCGTGCCAGCGGACGACGCTGCGGGCCAGTTCGATCCGGCGCAGGTGCGGCAGGATCCACAGGGGCGCCGGCCCGAGGAGTTCGGCGAGCCGGTCGTGGGTGGTGTCGGACAGGTTCTCGTGCACGAACAGCGAAGCTCCCGAACCCCAGGCCGAGTTGTGGAGGATCTGGCAGGTCGGGTCCGGGCACACCGCCCCACGGGAGGCCAGCGCGAACAGCGGTGTGTACCTCGACCGGAGACCGACCTTGCGGAAGTCGACCGGGATGTGGTCGATCCGGTTCTTCAGCAGTTCACCCGCCACCGTCATCCGCAGCGAGGTGCGTCCCGCGAGCTTCGGCGTCAGGAACACGCCCTGCGAGACGACGCCCGCGAGCCCGGGCACCAGCCCCGCCGTCATGCTCAGGGACAGGGCGAGGGAGCCGATGCAGTGCGCGACCACGAACAGCGGCCGGTCGCCGATGCGTTCGCGGATGCGTGCGACGGCGTCGGGGATGTCGTGGAGAGCGACATCGTCGTAGGTGTACCTCTGACCGGTCTCGTTGTAGGGAAGCCGGCGACTGCCCCGCCAGTCGAGCAGCCAGGGCTCGTAGCCGTCGTCGAGCAGGACGTCGACCAGGTTGCGGGTCTCGGGGAGCAGGAACATGTCCGCGGATGCGGTGTGGCCGTGCAGGAGCAGCACGGCGGGCCGGTCCCGCTCTCCGCCGTCGATGCGGGTCAGGCCCAGGCGTACGCCGTCCCCGGCGTGGAACGGGATCTCCTCGACGCGCGCCGGGTCGAGGCGGTGGCGCAGCGGCCGCAGGACCGTGCCCGTTCTGACCTTGCGGATCGTGGGCCTGGTACGGAAGTTGGTGGATCTCAGGATCATCGGTGGTGCTCCGAGGGGGTCGGGGTGCGGCGCAGGTCGAGGAGGTCCGCGGCGGCGCGGGTGAAGGGGCCGAGCAGGCCGCGGCCCATCTCCGCGCCGAACCAGGCGAGCCAGGTCAGCTTGGCGGCGCGCTTCTCCCGGCCGGTCAGACGGGGGTCGACCTTGATGCCGTCGATCTGGTCGCGTACATAGCTGTCGGCGGGCACGACGAGTTCGCCGGTGAGGCTCGCCGGTTCGCCCTCGCGGCCGATCTCGACGCTCAGCGCGCGGGTCTGCCGCCATACGTCTCGGCGGGCTCGGGCGTACTTGTGGCCCTCCAGCCACCAACGGCCCCCGTCGGCGTCGCACAACGTCAGCCGGTAGCGCAGGAGTTGGTGGCGCATCCCGTGGCGCTGCGGGATGCCCTCCTCGGGGCGGATCCAGACGTCGCCGTGTTCCACGAGGAGCGGCGCGGGATGGGCGGCCGCGCACACCAACTCACCGCCGACGTCCACCCGGCGCTCCTGCACCAGTTGGTGCATGCTCGCGATGGAGAGGGTGAGCGCCATCGAGCAGGGGGTGTCGGCGCCGGCCTTGGCGCTGGCACTGGCACTGGCACTGGCGCCCACCGGGCCCACCGCGCCCTCGGTCGTCTCGGAGAACCACAGGTACGGCTGGTCGTCCTTGTCCGGCAGCCGGGCCAGTCCGTCCTGGGCGAGCCGCTCGAACGTCCTCAGCTGGGCCCGGGCGTCGTAGCGCGTCGCGGGGCGCAGTCCCAGCGCCTCGACGAGCGCGGCAGTGCGTTCACCGCCGGCCGCCGGACCCTTCAGGGTCGCCTCGCACAGTTTGAGCGCGGTGGGACTTCGCAACACCCTCGTGAGGAAGCCGAGTTCGGGAACGGGTTCGGCCTCCAGGCGGGCCAGGACGTCGGTGCGCCACTCGTCCCAGTCCTGTACGCGCACATGCATCCCGCCGAACGCCATGTCCCGTACGACGTCGTCGAGGGTGTTGGGTACGCCGGTGAGGTTGTAGTCGAATCCCCAGGCATCGGGTTCGCAGATGACGGCGGCCGCGACCCGGCTCACCCAATCGACCGGGGCCGCGTTCAGGCAGTGGAAGGCGGGAACGGTGCGGAAGCGTCCGAAGGCCGCGATGAGGCCGCTGCTGAGGTCCTGCGGGTTGTGGGCGCCCGTCCGGGTGTGGCCGCCGATGCCTCCCGGACGCATCGCGGTGACGATCAGGCCGTGGTCGCGGGCCCGCCGCAGGGCGACCTCCGCCGCCCATTTCGTCTGGTCGTAGCCGGCGACGAGACGGTCGGCGTGGGCGAGCGGGTCGTCCTCGCCCATGGAGGCGATGCCGACCTCGTTGAAGACCGCGATCGAGGAGATGTGGTGCAGCGGCTTGGGCGGGCCGGTCGCCGCCAGTTCGGCCAGGGTCAGCGCGCCGATGACATTGCTCTGCCGCAGCGACTGGTAGCCGCGCAGGAAGTCCACGGCCGCCGCCACGCCCACGATGCTGTCCAGCTCGTGGGCGAGTTCGTTCCAGCCGCTGTCGGGCAGGCCGAGGCGAGGACGCCTGATGTCGCCGGGGAGCACCGTCACCCGACGGCGGATCTCCGAGGACCAGGGCAGCCGGTGGCTCTTCAGCGCCTCGCCGAGACGAGCGGTGGCCTCTTCCTCGTCGGCCGCGCGAACGAGGCAGTGGACGTGCGCGTCACTGTGCCTGAGCAGATCGAGGAGCAGATGGCTGCCGAGGAAGCCGGTGGCGCCGG includes:
- a CDS encoding LLM class F420-dependent oxidoreductase, producing the protein MTVGVALNASDVENQVDASVSLAHEAAAAGLRSAWFGQTFGADSPQLAAIVGREEPRLHVGTSAIPVFGRHPLLVSSQAQTAQAATHGRYHLGLALGTKLLTESGFGLPFERPIARLREFLTALGQLTRTGTADFHGELLTAAPPISARVPGAESGVPLLVAAMGPQALRASGELADGILPYLAGPRALEEHIVPALTAAAAAAGRPSPRIVALVPGVVTDDVEAVRAKATEQLAFYEQIPSYARVVELSGGRRASDVAVIGDERTVAAEVRRYRDAGATEVVFTSTDIAGEADRRRTWALLGELAG
- a CDS encoding DUF1684 domain-containing protein is translated as MTTELTTTDLQAFTEDWLGWYRAQEERLADPHGFLAITGLHWLDDRPQRFPDAPGSWWTDADGVTVALDDGEELVVEGTPVHGEHRFGVLPERGGVNAVWGDAVIEVARRGGNDIVRPRHPDAPLRTAFTGTPAYAPDPRWAVTGRYVAFDEPRPTTVGAAVEGLEHVYVAPGRVEFELDGRSLSLTAFPGHTPDGLTVLFTDATSGVTTYAANRSLSVNAPAADGTVVLDFNRAANLPCAYTDLATCPLPPAENRLPVAVEAGQKIPRERGGS
- a CDS encoding putative leader peptide, yielding MLDCTGRTLPLLTSRRHIDLGRTSSAICRPV
- a CDS encoding winged helix-turn-helix domain-containing protein, whose product is MTTAPPAQATPQASPLSDARRLRLVGDTVQGRPEAHGSAALVGYLILVPEGTDPAQLFAEGVTRPEIRRVSYTDPPPAQETGVSVVHIDPTRHAAELDGRELDLTQMEFGLLAHLVRHPHRVHSRERLIAGIWGYDHIGDGRTVDVHIARLRRKLGRAHRHRIVTVRGVGYKYVPDPQ
- a CDS encoding thioester reductase domain-containing protein, with the protein product MNENASAYAGQRATGEAIERGDGGPSVEALLARIGQAAAPTATGTRTEPGARTGADTSASGAPGDEDADAGGVAGRSGAAVDPYAKAPTAPFGAGAGDDTGAGTDPVVDAQPAPAAPDAHGLAAVVAAAAGRFVPGGHLSPDTDFFDAGGTSVGAVELVAALEDELGMEIDLDEVFADARPRSLAVRWLATAGTTAALSAPGVPAAPPAARTPAPATDTTRATGAPDTLPLPVPAPPSRLVPVPGISPASAPGSRPAPSTDTPAIPSPRVPSGATATARTSGAGTPCATARPEDLDQILADLSLADRLPWTGSPEPLPPRRILLTGATGFLGSHLLLDLLRHSDAHVHCLVRAADEEEATARLGEALKSHRLPWSSEIRRRVTVLPGDIRRPRLGLPDSGWNELAHELDSIVGVAAAVDFLRGYQSLRQSNVIGALTLAELAATGPPKPLHHISSIAVFNEVGIASMGEDDPLAHADRLVAGYDQTKWAAEVALRRARDHGLIVTAMRPGGIGGHTRTGAHNPQDLSSGLIAAFGRFRTVPAFHCLNAAPVDWVSRVAAAVICEPDAWGFDYNLTGVPNTLDDVVRDMAFGGMHVRVQDWDEWRTDVLARLEAEPVPELGFLTRVLRSPTALKLCEATLKGPAAGGERTAALVEALGLRPATRYDARAQLRTFERLAQDGLARLPDKDDQPYLWFSETTEGAVGPVGASASASASAKAGADTPCSMALTLSIASMHQLVQERRVDVGGELVCAAAHPAPLLVEHGDVWIRPEEGIPQRHGMRHQLLRYRLTLCDADGGRWWLEGHKYARARRDVWRQTRALSVEIGREGEPASLTGELVVPADSYVRDQIDGIKVDPRLTGREKRAAKLTWLAWFGAEMGRGLLGPFTRAAADLLDLRRTPTPSEHHR
- a CDS encoding alpha/beta fold hydrolase, with the protein product MPQLEVDGAALTYDDEGPRDGDGVPLVFIHGWTADRHRWDHQLDHFSQKRRVVRLDLRGHGESGGSGRRTVAELAGDVLAVLDHLELDRFVLVGHSMGGMIAQTLTLDHPERVERLVLVNSISRMTYSRGRGLLMAVSTLVPFKLFVAANIQRAFAPGYPREKIREYVRASAGTPQEVVMTCYGAMRSFDVLDRIGEIHTPTLLVHGYHDIQLPVSQMLRMAKAYPDAVVRIVDAGHELPVEKPAELTAVLDRFVTERP
- a CDS encoding alpha/beta hydrolase — its product is MILRSTNFRTRPTIRKVRTGTVLRPLRHRLDPARVEEIPFHAGDGVRLGLTRIDGGERDRPAVLLLHGHTASADMFLLPETRNLVDVLLDDGYEPWLLDWRGSRRLPYNETGQRYTYDDVALHDIPDAVARIRERIGDRPLFVVAHCIGSLALSLSMTAGLVPGLAGVVSQGVFLTPKLAGRTSLRMTVAGELLKNRIDHIPVDFRKVGLRSRYTPLFALASRGAVCPDPTCQILHNSAWGSGASLFVHENLSDTTHDRLAELLGPAPLWILPHLRRIELARSVVRWHDTDHRYRALPPNALDAAARIDTPVLLLAGSENGLWLDSQKLCHEVLAHRRPELDVSYTEIPGYGHLDTFLGRGAALDVFGHILEFLGERR
- a CDS encoding RrF2 family transcriptional regulator, translated to MRISARADYAVRAALQLAASRDDAPLKAEAIADAQDIPHKFLESILNDMRRGGLVLSRRGGNGGYRLARPAEAISIADVIRAVDGPLVSVRGVRPPELSYTGPAESLLPLWIALRSNVREILEGVSLADVASARLPADVSALTDAPGAWTNP
- a CDS encoding aliphatic sulfonate ABC transporter substrate-binding protein; its protein translation is MSAARPLSALRTIAVITAVPLLLTACGYGSDSTDDDKRPAVAAGAKKLSADEVKIGYFPNLTHATALVGVQEGLFQKELGGTTIKASTFNAGPSEIEALNAGSIDIGWIGPSPSINGYTKSKGKSLRIISGSASGGVKLVVNPKKIKSLKDVKGKKIATPQFGNTQDVAFLNWAAEQGWKVDAQSGKGDVSVVRTDNKITPDAYKSGSIDGAWVPEPTASKLVAEGGKVLLDESDLWPDKKFVITNIIVSQKFLKEHPDVVEAVLRGSVKTNAWINTNPDKAKAAANAALEKLSGKALPAEVIDPAWKSIAFLDDPLASTLSTEAEHAVKAGLLDKPDLKGIYDLAPLDKVLEAEGKGKVDDAGLGAE